In Gadus macrocephalus chromosome 4, ASM3116895v1, the following proteins share a genomic window:
- the LOC132456472 gene encoding uncharacterized protein LOC132456472, translating to MPGPATLRFINASFNTTSILHLHCYVMLQSSEVPNSSWCELEGLKRSVGLLRGNDLHLATLITDRHRQVAKWVREELIPEGTQHYFDVWHIAKSLGKALDAASKECDQLQLWRPAIVNHLYWTAASTPDGNPAVMEAKWRSLVNHIQDIHDHDTPAFSSCAHGPLDGDQRNKEWLDPGSLAAVKLENIMMRAALLKDVRQLSPQHQTFSLEAYHSLILHFAPKHTGFSYLGMYSRLLLAALHYNHNANRETARRSDGTEKYCVRYPRFRKGAHVVRPIKEAASYGYATSLMKALRESYANSPAVLREVGANLSSDAPAPIAKSFEQIPKEEAISLYLARQSRFKKT from the exons ATGCCTGGACCAGCAACGCTTCGGTTCATTAACGCCTccttcaacaccaccagcatTCTACACTTACACTGTTATGTCATGTTGCAGAGCTCAGAGGTCCCCAACAGCTCATGGTGTGAGCTTGAAGGGCTCAAGCGCAGTGTTGGcctgctgaggggaaacgaccTGCATTTGGCAACGCTGATCACGGACCGACATCGCCAG GTTGCCaaatgggtgagagaggagctgaTCCCTGAAGGGACACAGCATTATTTTGACGTGTGGCACATTGCCAAAA GTCTGGGGAAGGCATTGGATGCAGCATCCAAAGAGTGTGACCAACTACAGTTGTGGAGGCCAGCTATAGTGAATCACCTCTATTGGACTGCAGCCTCAACCCCAGATGGCAACCCAGCGGTCATGGAGGCCAAATGGAGAAGTTTAGTGAACCACATCCAGGACATCCATGACCATGACACCCCTGCCTTCTCCAGTTGTGCCCATGGCCCTCTAGACGGAGATCAGCGCAACAAAGAGTGGCTGGACCCAG GCTCATTGGCAGCAGTCAAGTTGGAGAACATAATGATGAGGGCTGCCTTGCTGAAAGATGTCCGTCAGCTGTCTCCACAGCACCAGACCTTCTCCCTTGAGGCTTACCACTCCCTCATCTTGCACTTCGCGCCCAAGCACACAGGGTTTTCATACCTTGGGATGTATAGCAG GCTTCTCTTAGCGGCGCTGCATTATAATCACAATGCCAATCGCGAGACAGCACGGAGAAGTGACGGGACGGAGAAGTACTGCGTGCGGTATCCGCGCTTCAGAAAAGGTGCCCATGTGGTGCGTCCCATCAAAGAGGCAGCCTCATACG GTTATGCAACATCATTAATGAAGGCCCTTCGGGAGAGCTACGCCAATTCACCCGCGGTTCTTCGAGAAGTTGGCGCCAATTTGTCCTCCGATGCACCCGCCCCCATCGCCAAATCCTTCGAACAGATTCCTAAGGAGGAGGCCATCAGCCTCTACCTAGCCCGGCAGTCACGCTTCAAGAAAACCTAA